In one window of Flavobacteriales bacterium DNA:
- a CDS encoding AIR synthase-related protein, whose amino-acid sequence MSEETRYNLRGVSAGKEDVHAAIKNVDKGLFPKAFCKIVPDYLTGSEDHCIVMHADGAGTKSSLAYMYWKETGDLSVWKGIAQDALIMNIDDLLCVGATNNILLSSTIGRNKNLIPKEVLSALINGTEELLADLKKHGVEIHSTGGETADVGDLVRTIIVDSTVTARMKKSDVIDNANIKAGNVIVGLSSFGTASYEEEYNGGMGSNGLTSARHDVFDHYLAKKYPESFDNAVPSDLVYSGTKQLTEKIDGTPLDAGKLVLSPTRTYAPIIKKILEQHHSAINGMVHCSGGAQTKVLHFVDNVHVIKDNLFDVPPLFDLIQKESNTSWKEMYKVFNMGHRMEIYVPEEIAESIIKISESFNVAAKIVGRVESSEQKQLTITSDKGTFVYN is encoded by the coding sequence ATGAGTGAAGAAACAAGGTATAATTTACGAGGTGTTTCAGCAGGAAAAGAAGATGTTCATGCTGCCATTAAAAACGTTGACAAAGGATTATTTCCTAAAGCTTTTTGTAAAATCGTTCCTGATTATCTTACAGGATCGGAAGACCACTGTATAGTGATGCATGCAGACGGAGCTGGAACTAAATCAAGTTTAGCTTATATGTACTGGAAAGAAACAGGAGATTTATCTGTATGGAAAGGTATTGCTCAGGATGCCTTAATTATGAACATTGATGATTTACTTTGCGTTGGAGCTACCAACAATATTCTATTATCTTCTACTATAGGTCGAAATAAAAACTTAATTCCTAAAGAAGTACTCTCTGCTTTGATTAATGGAACCGAAGAATTACTAGCTGACTTAAAAAAACACGGTGTAGAAATACATTCTACTGGAGGAGAGACAGCAGATGTAGGAGATTTAGTTCGAACAATTATTGTCGACTCAACGGTAACCGCTAGAATGAAAAAATCGGATGTTATCGACAATGCAAATATAAAAGCAGGAAATGTAATCGTTGGACTGTCCTCTTTTGGAACAGCTTCCTACGAAGAAGAGTACAACGGAGGAATGGGAAGTAATGGACTGACTTCAGCAAGACACGATGTTTTTGATCATTATTTAGCCAAAAAATATCCAGAAAGCTTTGATAATGCTGTTCCAAGTGATTTAGTGTACTCGGGAACTAAACAGTTAACTGAAAAAATTGATGGGACTCCGTTAGACGCTGGAAAATTAGTGTTATCTCCTACCCGTACCTATGCACCGATTATAAAAAAAATATTAGAACAACACCATTCAGCAATCAATGGAATGGTACATTGCAGTGGAGGCGCACAAACTAAAGTATTACATTTTGTAGATAATGTACACGTTATCAAAGACAACCTTTTTGACGTTCCGCCTCTTTTCGACTTAATACAAAAAGAATCCAATACCAGTTGGAAAGAAATGTATAAGGTCTTTAATATGGGGCATCGAATGGAAATATATGTCCCTGAAGAAATAGCTGAATCAATCATAAAAATAAGTGAATCGTTCAATGTAGCTGCAAAAATTGTTGGACGTGTTGAAAGTTCAGAACAAAAACAATTGACCATTACATCAGATAAAGGTACTTTTGTATACAATTAA
- a CDS encoding OmpA family protein: MKILSLFTSLTVLLMLSQNSFAQKNFAKEADAAFKNENFYTATEKYKKAMAKAKPEEKARMNYQLGESYRFLLEAEQAEVYYGKAMKLKYDKTNPDVILKLANVQKQQANYKLAKKNYEKYLAVNASSKEAKEGVNSCKKAIEWISEPTKHVVQQEIQLNTNNFDFSPTWADKKYTQMVFSSSRNGATGDEIDLRTGESYMDLWITTRDNKGKWGEPVILDATINTEHNEGASILNAKGTNLYFTRCPVVKKENVGCDILVAVKSGKSFKNVTSLGLKGDAEGSDSITVGHPAINKRETLIIFASDMAGGQGGKDLWYSLYNKREKSWGTPVNLGPSINTPGDELFPYLDKDENLYFSSDGHIGLGGLDMFKAEKTAENKWGKIANLQYPLNSSADDYGILFEKNTDQKGFFTSNREGGKGKDDIYNFSLPEVKYLLEVYVKDKDTGEPIPGVTITLLGSDGSQVVKTTDEEGKFIFDEEGGNRFIKKSTNYGLQTKKDEYLAAKTKFSTEGEESSKRYIEEVFMQHAGKDDVIDFPEVQYAYNKSELLVNDATNAKDSLNYLYNTLTENPTIIIELQAHTDCRGKDAYNEALSQRRAQSCVDYLISKGIPAERMVAKGMGETIPRALGLECETIGKMATKEEQEAAHQRNRRTQFKVLSYDYKPTGGQ, translated from the coding sequence ATGAAAATATTAAGCCTTTTTACTAGCCTTACAGTATTATTAATGCTTTCACAGAATTCTTTTGCACAAAAGAACTTTGCTAAAGAAGCGGATGCAGCTTTTAAAAATGAGAATTTTTATACTGCTACTGAAAAGTATAAAAAAGCTATGGCTAAAGCTAAGCCAGAGGAAAAAGCTCGTATGAACTATCAATTGGGAGAAAGTTATCGTTTTCTTCTTGAAGCTGAACAAGCTGAGGTTTACTACGGTAAAGCAATGAAGTTAAAATATGACAAAACAAACCCAGATGTCATCTTAAAATTAGCTAATGTACAGAAGCAACAAGCTAATTATAAGTTAGCTAAGAAAAACTACGAAAAGTATTTAGCAGTTAATGCTAGTAGTAAAGAAGCTAAAGAGGGGGTTAACTCTTGTAAAAAAGCAATTGAATGGATTAGTGAACCAACTAAACACGTTGTTCAACAAGAAATTCAATTAAACACGAATAACTTCGACTTTTCGCCAACATGGGCAGATAAGAAATACACTCAAATGGTTTTTTCTTCCTCTAGAAATGGAGCAACAGGAGATGAAATTGATTTAAGAACTGGTGAAAGCTATATGGACTTATGGATCACGACGAGAGACAATAAAGGAAAATGGGGTGAACCAGTTATTCTTGATGCAACAATTAATACTGAACATAATGAGGGAGCATCTATTTTAAATGCTAAAGGAACAAACTTATACTTCACCAGATGTCCAGTTGTAAAGAAAGAAAACGTTGGTTGTGATATTTTAGTAGCAGTTAAGTCTGGGAAGAGTTTTAAAAACGTTACAAGTTTAGGTTTAAAAGGAGATGCAGAAGGAAGTGATTCAATAACAGTTGGACACCCAGCAATCAACAAAAGAGAAACCTTAATTATTTTTGCTTCAGATATGGCTGGAGGTCAAGGAGGAAAAGATTTATGGTACTCATTATACAACAAAAGAGAAAAGTCTTGGGGAACACCTGTTAACTTAGGTCCATCTATCAATACTCCAGGAGATGAATTATTCCCGTATTTAGATAAAGATGAGAACTTATACTTCTCTTCTGATGGACACATTGGTCTTGGTGGTTTAGATATGTTTAAAGCTGAAAAAACTGCTGAAAACAAATGGGGTAAAATTGCTAACTTACAATATCCTTTAAACTCATCTGCTGACGATTATGGTATTCTTTTCGAAAAGAACACTGATCAAAAAGGTTTCTTTACTTCTAACAGAGAGGGAGGAAAAGGAAAAGATGATATTTATAACTTTAGCTTACCAGAAGTTAAATACCTATTAGAAGTTTATGTTAAAGATAAAGATACTGGTGAACCAATTCCAGGAGTAACAATTACCTTATTAGGAAGCGATGGTTCTCAAGTTGTTAAAACAACTGATGAAGAAGGTAAATTTATTTTTGATGAAGAAGGAGGAAATAGATTTATTAAAAAGAGTACGAACTACGGTTTACAAACTAAAAAGGATGAGTACTTAGCAGCTAAAACAAAATTCTCTACAGAAGGAGAGGAATCTTCTAAAAGATACATCGAAGAAGTATTCATGCAGCATGCAGGAAAAGATGATGTAATTGATTTCCCTGAGGTACAATATGCTTATAACAAATCAGAATTATTAGTAAACGATGCAACTAACGCAAAAGATTCTTTAAATTACCTATACAATACCTTAACTGAAAACCCTACAATTATTATCGAGCTACAAGCACATACAGATTGTAGAGGTAAAGATGCTTATAACGAAGCCTTATCACAAAGAAGAGCACAGTCTTGTGTTGACTACTTAATTTCAAAAGGAATTCCTGCTGAAAGAATGGTTGCCAAAGGAATGGGAGAAACAATTCCTAGAGCTTTAGGTTTAGAATGTGAGACAATTGGTAAAATGGCTACGAAAGAAGAGCAAGAAGCTGCTCACCAGCGTAATAGACGTACTCAATTTAAAGTATTGAGTTACGATTACAAACCAACAGGAGGTCAATAA
- a CDS encoding RNA polymerase sigma factor — protein MRTWENIYAANSSKLKGVCRRYVKSDEIAEDIMHDAFEIAMKKADSFSGKGSFDGWLYQITVNTALQYLRKNKNIINKNDNILEYHQEKEETIEAPTNKKHYIHQADFDVSDLIEAIDLLPQHHRTVFNLYVLEKYSHQEISEQLDITVNTSKSHLNRARKKLQKILFEKAQHKEKNNLKRLFILLFPFYFSIDRLYANQLKNYSLPTSISRSELSTASTIKSFSYSKLKIAVAILTISTLLITLLYHQSKKTTEQYEAIKILPLEKGQKLQIENHLIEIDSLFALIEKMNSATTTNEQIKNKEELFETVTVKVPVIVRKRVIVNDTIVKK, from the coding sequence ATGAGGACATGGGAAAATATATATGCAGCTAATTCTAGTAAGCTTAAAGGAGTCTGTCGTAGATATGTAAAATCAGATGAGATCGCGGAAGATATTATGCATGATGCTTTTGAAATTGCAATGAAAAAAGCGGATTCTTTTTCAGGTAAAGGCTCTTTTGATGGATGGCTCTATCAAATCACAGTTAACACAGCTTTACAATACCTCAGAAAAAACAAAAACATCATCAATAAAAACGATAATATTCTTGAGTATCATCAAGAAAAAGAAGAAACAATAGAAGCCCCTACTAACAAAAAACACTATATCCACCAAGCTGATTTTGATGTTTCTGATTTAATCGAAGCTATAGACTTATTGCCTCAACATCACCGAACAGTTTTTAATTTGTATGTACTGGAAAAATATTCTCATCAAGAAATCAGTGAGCAATTAGACATAACTGTCAACACTTCAAAATCCCATTTAAATAGAGCAAGAAAGAAACTTCAAAAAATTCTTTTTGAAAAAGCTCAACACAAAGAAAAAAACAATCTAAAAAGGTTGTTCATCTTGTTATTTCCTTTCTATTTTTCTATTGATCGTTTATATGCTAACCAATTAAAAAATTATTCGCTACCAACTTCTATCAGTAGAAGTGAACTAAGTACAGCCTCAACAATCAAGAGCTTTAGCTATTCAAAGTTAAAAATAGCTGTAGCCATACTAACAATTTCAACACTATTGATCACGTTGTTATATCATCAATCAAAAAAAACTACTGAACAATATGAAGCGATCAAAATACTTCCATTAGAAAAAGGTCAGAAACTTCAAATCGAAAACCATCTAATTGAAATAGATAGCTTATTTGCTTTAATTGAAAAAATGAATAGCGCTACCACCACTAACGAGCAGATAAAAAACAAAGAAGAACTCTTTGAAACTGTAACAGTGAAAGTACCTGTTATTGTTCGAAAACGTGTAATAGTTAATGATACAATTGTTAAAAAATGA
- a CDS encoding transglycosylase domain-containing protein, producing the protein MEETQPTSETPKKVEKRKLGKKTRRFFILVLWLGVLAPIGATYFMLSLADDGTLPGFEALENPQTNLASTIYTQDDVELGKYFRENRTNAKYNDLSPWLQKALIGTEDERFHNHSGVDIRALGRVVKGIVLNKKSQGGGSTISQQLAKLLFPRKRLNKWELVKRKFKEWIIATRLEKNYTKEEILTMYLNKFDFLNNAVGINSASQVYFGKTPKELELHEAAMLIGMAKNPSLFNPLRKPDTVQHRRNVVFSQMKKSQFITQEMYDSLKTLPLGLNYTRVDHQSGLAPYFRESLRKEVTNILGEKDANGNYTRVDVNGEPYNIYSDGLKIYTTLDSRMQKYAEYAVQEHLKFELQRDFFKNNAKWRNPPFSNDLSKAEIDTVMQRAKRRSKMYKGLKGKLCIQCERTQSIHKEGNHFHCDHCGKDTPIRSEEEIEALFNKKHKMRIFDWQAEGYEKDTILSSMDSIRYYKSLLRASMVSINPHNGYVKAWVGGANFKHFKYDMVKNGKRQVGSTFKPFVYATAIEVGAIHPCDQIPDMQYCVEVPYNAKRNKMWCPGNAGARYTNELTPYSFALASSMNNITAHIIGKDGMPQKVFNRVAELGIDTSMFEPVPAMALGVFDLSVFEMVSGMTAFVNNGVYITPTFILRIEDKNGNVIYEPKQKAKEVWAEHTAYTILQMMKKVTSGMQHPTARGKSGRKLVGGTAIRIRGRKTEKRPYAGLKMPIAGKTGTTQNQSDGWFMGLTPDLVTGVWVGAEDRSVRFRSLQLGMGTNMALPIWGYYMNKVYEDSTLNISQEDFPKPPSVTQDPLDCFQYEMGQPSIDDYNNEGFDGLNSQGQEEEW; encoded by the coding sequence ATGGAAGAGACACAACCAACATCTGAAACACCTAAAAAAGTAGAAAAGCGAAAGTTAGGAAAAAAAACAAGGCGATTTTTTATTCTTGTTTTGTGGCTTGGTGTTTTAGCACCAATTGGAGCGACCTACTTTATGTTAAGCTTAGCTGATGATGGTACACTTCCAGGTTTTGAAGCTCTCGAAAACCCACAAACAAATTTAGCATCAACCATATACACACAAGACGATGTTGAACTGGGAAAATATTTTAGAGAAAATAGAACAAATGCAAAATATAATGACCTCTCTCCTTGGTTACAAAAAGCATTAATTGGGACAGAAGATGAACGCTTCCACAACCATTCAGGAGTAGATATCAGAGCATTAGGAAGAGTTGTAAAAGGTATTGTTTTAAACAAAAAAAGTCAAGGGGGGGGGAGTACTATTTCGCAACAATTAGCAAAATTATTATTCCCTAGAAAAAGACTAAATAAGTGGGAACTCGTTAAAAGAAAATTTAAAGAGTGGATCATTGCAACAAGGCTTGAAAAAAACTATACCAAAGAAGAAATTCTTACCATGTATTTAAACAAGTTTGACTTCCTAAACAATGCTGTTGGTATCAATTCTGCTTCTCAAGTTTATTTTGGAAAAACACCTAAAGAATTGGAACTACATGAAGCTGCCATGCTAATAGGGATGGCCAAAAACCCTTCGCTTTTTAATCCATTAAGAAAACCAGATACTGTTCAACACAGAAGAAATGTCGTTTTTTCACAAATGAAAAAGAGTCAATTCATTACGCAAGAAATGTATGATTCACTTAAGACCTTGCCTTTGGGGTTAAATTATACTCGGGTTGATCATCAATCTGGACTAGCGCCTTATTTTAGAGAGTCCTTACGAAAAGAAGTGACTAATATTTTGGGAGAAAAAGACGCTAATGGAAACTATACAAGAGTAGATGTTAATGGAGAACCTTATAACATTTATTCTGATGGCCTAAAAATATATACAACGCTTGATTCTAGAATGCAAAAATATGCAGAATATGCTGTTCAAGAACATTTAAAGTTTGAGCTACAAAGAGATTTCTTTAAAAACAATGCGAAATGGAGGAACCCTCCTTTTTCAAATGATTTATCAAAAGCTGAAATTGACACGGTTATGCAACGTGCTAAACGTCGTTCTAAAATGTACAAAGGCTTAAAAGGTAAATTATGTATCCAATGCGAACGTACACAATCCATTCATAAAGAAGGGAATCATTTTCATTGTGACCACTGTGGAAAAGACACTCCAATTCGATCTGAAGAAGAAATTGAAGCGCTATTCAATAAAAAGCATAAAATGCGAATATTTGACTGGCAAGCAGAAGGTTATGAAAAAGACACCATACTATCTTCAATGGACTCTATTCGCTATTACAAAAGTTTACTAAGAGCTTCAATGGTTTCTATTAACCCTCACAATGGTTATGTTAAAGCATGGGTTGGAGGAGCGAATTTCAAACACTTTAAATACGACATGGTTAAAAACGGAAAACGTCAGGTTGGTTCCACTTTTAAACCCTTTGTTTATGCCACTGCAATAGAAGTTGGAGCAATACATCCATGTGACCAAATTCCAGACATGCAATATTGTGTTGAAGTTCCTTACAATGCAAAGAGAAATAAAATGTGGTGCCCAGGCAATGCTGGTGCTCGTTATACGAACGAATTAACTCCTTATTCTTTCGCTTTGGCCTCATCTATGAACAACATTACTGCACATATCATTGGTAAAGATGGTATGCCTCAAAAAGTCTTTAATCGTGTAGCAGAGTTAGGAATCGACACTTCTATGTTTGAGCCTGTCCCTGCAATGGCTTTAGGGGTTTTTGATTTATCGGTTTTTGAAATGGTGAGCGGGATGACAGCTTTTGTCAACAATGGTGTTTACATTACCCCAACCTTTATTCTTAGAATTGAAGATAAAAATGGAAATGTTATTTATGAACCTAAACAAAAAGCTAAAGAAGTTTGGGCTGAACACACAGCATACACCATTTTACAAATGATGAAAAAAGTGACCTCGGGGATGCAACACCCTACAGCTAGAGGAAAAAGTGGAAGGAAACTAGTGGGAGGTACAGCAATTAGAATTAGAGGAAGAAAAACTGAAAAAAGGCCTTATGCTGGGTTAAAAATGCCTATAGCAGGAAAAACAGGAACAACACAAAATCAATCTGATGGATGGTTTATGGGACTAACCCCTGACTTAGTAACAGGTGTTTGGGTTGGAGCAGAGGATCGTTCTGTTCGATTTAGAAGCCTTCAATTGGGAATGGGAACAAACATGGCCCTACCAATTTGGGGGTACTATATGAACAAAGTTTATGAAGACTCTACATTAAACATTTCTCAAGAAGACTTTCCTAAACCACCGAGCGTTACACAAGACCCATTAGACTGTTTTCAATATGAAATGGGACAACCAAGTATTGATGATTATAACAACGAAGGTTTTGACGGTTTAAATAGCCAAGGTCAAGAAGAAGAATGGTAA
- the pheS gene encoding phenylalanine--tRNA ligase subunit alpha produces the protein MLAKVEDLLKEVEAFDSSNPEEIEQFRIKLLGKKGEVKAIMAEFRNVPVEQKKEFGQKINILRNAAQEKINALKLAAVETNASNHGLDLSMSGVPFELGARHPLSVVRNEIISIFNRIGFSVSEGPEIEDDWHNFTALNFPEEHPARDMQDTFFIDPEIALRTHTSSVQVRVMENSTPPIRTISPGRVFRNEAISARAHCIFHQVEGLYIDKDVSFADLKQTLLYFAKEMFGDKTKIRLRPSYFPFTEPSAEVDVSCQICNGKGCNVCKHTGFLEIMGCGMVDPNVLESCGIDSKVYSGFAFGMGIERIAMLKYQVNDLRHFFENDLRFLKQFKTAY, from the coding sequence ATGTTGGCAAAAGTTGAAGATTTATTAAAAGAAGTAGAAGCTTTTGACAGCTCTAACCCTGAAGAGATAGAACAGTTTCGAATTAAACTTCTAGGAAAAAAAGGAGAAGTTAAAGCGATTATGGCCGAATTTCGAAATGTTCCTGTAGAACAGAAAAAAGAGTTTGGTCAAAAAATTAACATTTTAAGAAATGCTGCTCAAGAAAAGATCAATGCCTTAAAGCTTGCTGCAGTAGAGACAAACGCTTCCAATCATGGTTTAGACCTATCAATGAGTGGTGTTCCTTTTGAATTAGGAGCAAGACATCCGTTATCTGTGGTTAGAAATGAAATCATTTCAATCTTTAACCGAATTGGCTTTTCAGTTTCTGAAGGACCAGAAATTGAAGATGACTGGCATAATTTCACTGCATTAAACTTCCCTGAAGAACACCCTGCAAGAGATATGCAGGATACTTTTTTTATTGATCCTGAAATTGCATTAAGAACACATACTTCTTCAGTTCAAGTAAGGGTTATGGAAAACAGCACTCCTCCAATCAGGACTATTTCTCCTGGAAGAGTATTTAGAAATGAAGCAATCTCAGCAAGAGCTCACTGTATTTTTCATCAAGTAGAAGGATTATATATTGATAAGGATGTTTCTTTTGCTGACTTAAAACAAACGCTACTTTATTTTGCTAAAGAGATGTTTGGAGATAAAACAAAAATAAGACTTAGACCCTCATATTTCCCATTTACTGAGCCAAGTGCTGAAGTAGATGTTAGCTGTCAAATATGTAATGGAAAAGGTTGTAACGTTTGTAAACATACTGGGTTTTTAGAAATTATGGGCTGTGGAATGGTTGACCCCAATGTATTGGAAAGCTGTGGTATAGACAGTAAGGTATACAGCGGTTTTGCATTCGGTATGGGAATAGAACGAATCGCAATGCTTAAATATCAGGTCAACGATTTAAGGCACTTTTTTGAAAATGATTTAAGGTTTTTAAAACAATTTAAAACAGCTTACTAA
- a CDS encoding peptidylprolyl isomerase, translated as MLQTSSLKLFILTVVITSFSACGLLKKSNKAEKTEETVVEKAEEVKEEVEEVKVTLPQIIEMNTTMGKVVIRLYEKTQEHRKNFAKLIEQNYYDGLLFHRVIKDFMIQGGDPNSKNAPAGTRLGNGGPNYTIPAEIMQQYFHKKGALCAARQGDNINPEQRSSGSQFYIVTGAVYSMSDLKQMEARINQQAKANLLNKYWKDPKNKAAADLYARYNRERKMDSLTLLRTKTQKKLEENYVPYQFNEEQIKAYTTIGGTPFLDNGYTVFGEVLEGIEIVEKIGNTETLGERPVEDIKIVNIKIIK; from the coding sequence ATGTTACAAACAAGTAGTTTAAAACTCTTTATATTAACTGTAGTTATAACGTCTTTTAGTGCCTGTGGGTTGCTTAAAAAGTCAAATAAAGCGGAAAAAACAGAAGAAACAGTAGTTGAAAAAGCAGAAGAGGTTAAAGAGGAAGTTGAAGAAGTCAAAGTAACATTACCTCAAATTATTGAGATGAACACGACGATGGGCAAAGTGGTTATTCGCTTGTACGAAAAAACTCAAGAACATAGAAAAAACTTTGCAAAGTTAATCGAACAAAACTACTATGATGGTCTTTTATTTCATCGAGTAATTAAAGATTTTATGATTCAAGGTGGTGATCCTAACTCTAAAAATGCTCCAGCTGGAACTCGCTTAGGTAATGGAGGGCCCAACTATACCATCCCTGCAGAAATCATGCAACAATACTTTCATAAAAAAGGAGCACTTTGTGCAGCTAGACAAGGAGATAATATTAATCCTGAACAACGCTCAAGTGGTTCTCAGTTTTATATTGTTACTGGAGCTGTATACTCCATGAGTGATCTAAAGCAAATGGAGGCAAGAATCAACCAACAAGCGAAAGCAAACTTACTTAACAAATACTGGAAAGACCCTAAAAACAAAGCTGCTGCTGACTTATACGCAAGGTACAATAGAGAACGTAAAATGGACAGTTTAACCCTTTTAAGAACAAAAACTCAAAAAAAACTGGAAGAAAACTATGTCCCTTACCAATTTAATGAAGAACAAATAAAAGCCTATACGACTATAGGTGGTACTCCATTTTTAGATAATGGCTATACCGTTTTTGGAGAAGTTCTAGAGGGGATTGAAATCGTTGAAAAAATTGGAAATACAGAAACGCTAGGAGAACGCCCTGTAGAAGATATTAAAATTGTGAATATAAAAATTATAAAATAA
- a CDS encoding GAF domain-containing protein has translation MIEVEAIDKTGSKQQQYEQLLLQVKAITQGESDLIANLSNICALLKHEMHWFWVGFYFVKGDELVLGPFQGPLACTRIQKGKGVCGTSWEQNATIVVPDVHQFEGHIACSSLTQSEIVLPIIDAEKKCLGVLDVDSEYLNTFDEEDRQGLERIINLIVALF, from the coding sequence TTGATTGAAGTAGAAGCTATAGATAAAACAGGGTCAAAACAACAACAATATGAGCAGTTGTTGTTACAGGTGAAGGCCATTACGCAAGGTGAATCAGATTTAATTGCTAATTTGAGCAATATTTGCGCATTGTTAAAACATGAAATGCATTGGTTTTGGGTAGGGTTTTATTTTGTGAAAGGAGACGAATTGGTCCTTGGGCCATTTCAAGGGCCATTAGCTTGTACTAGAATCCAAAAAGGCAAAGGGGTTTGTGGAACCTCTTGGGAGCAAAATGCCACGATTGTTGTTCCTGATGTTCATCAATTTGAGGGGCATATTGCTTGCAGCTCATTGACTCAATCAGAAATAGTTTTGCCAATAATTGATGCTGAAAAAAAATGTTTAGGTGTCTTGGATGTGGATAGCGAATACTTGAATACTTTTGATGAAGAAGATCGCCAAGGGTTGGAGCGCATTATCAATCTTATAGTTGCTTTATTTTGA
- a CDS encoding Ig-like domain-containing protein has product MKSLVYIIVGLILIVGCAQQSALSGGEKDIAAPSYVVVTTFPEYGATHFSSDKIEIGFDEFIRLKNGGKDVVITPFLKVQPTYEVKGKKIIIRFSETLDENTTYTLNFGNSISDITEGNKIPNFSYVFSTGEELDSLKFAGSVYHAFSKKPVEGAVVGLYQSINDSVAIHEKPYYFTTTNARGAFKLENIKEGTYQVIALNDRNNNLKYDPYSDEIAFLDSDVNVVYDTLNRATILNVFKEVQDKKWIDSKGYKSPGSVNLIFNKVIDSVSVQLLNNTFIEGGSHQTFFNEDSVRFWLGKITDKEQLKFVTSITTDTMTLNLRQEEVDSVLKFKTNMSNGLPYHQPIEFAFKTPIETIDKKLIRLLDEDSVLIPFEFDHSSNRILFDAHLKEDVSYEMWAYPNAFKGYYGATNDTIHLYFNLIPSNKYGQLILNYERQDKQQHIIQLLKNETVLEEVLVLDAKKEVVFKDLTPGAYQLRVVVDQNKNARWDPGVYSKKVFPEPVFLFEDKIELKAGWDLDLTWKN; this is encoded by the coding sequence TTGAAAAGTTTAGTTTACATTATCGTTGGTTTAATATTGATTGTTGGATGTGCTCAGCAATCTGCACTTTCAGGAGGAGAGAAAGATATAGCAGCTCCATCATACGTTGTTGTTACCACTTTTCCTGAGTATGGAGCTACTCATTTTAGTAGCGATAAAATAGAAATTGGATTTGATGAGTTTATCCGTCTTAAAAATGGAGGTAAGGATGTTGTCATTACTCCTTTTCTTAAAGTTCAACCAACCTACGAAGTCAAAGGAAAAAAAATAATCATAAGGTTTTCTGAGACATTGGATGAAAATACCACTTATACGCTCAATTTCGGAAATAGCATTAGCGATATTACAGAAGGGAATAAAATACCGAACTTTAGTTATGTTTTTTCTACAGGCGAAGAGTTAGATTCATTGAAATTTGCGGGAAGCGTTTATCACGCTTTTTCAAAAAAGCCCGTTGAGGGAGCTGTAGTAGGCTTGTATCAGTCTATTAATGATTCAGTAGCCATTCATGAAAAACCATATTATTTTACAACCACTAATGCAAGAGGAGCATTTAAACTTGAAAATATTAAAGAGGGAACTTATCAGGTGATCGCTTTAAACGATAGAAACAATAACCTAAAGTATGATCCTTATTCTGATGAAATTGCTTTTTTGGATAGCGATGTTAATGTTGTATACGATACCTTAAATCGAGCAACAATTTTGAATGTTTTTAAAGAGGTACAAGATAAAAAATGGATCGATTCAAAGGGGTATAAAAGTCCTGGTTCGGTTAATCTTATTTTTAATAAAGTAATAGATTCTGTAAGCGTTCAATTATTAAACAATACTTTTATTGAAGGTGGGAGTCATCAAACATTTTTTAATGAAGATTCTGTTCGTTTTTGGTTGGGTAAAATAACGGATAAAGAGCAACTAAAGTTTGTAACTAGTATTACAACAGATACCATGACACTGAATTTACGTCAAGAAGAAGTCGATTCTGTCTTGAAATTTAAGACCAATATGAGTAATGGACTCCCTTATCATCAGCCAATAGAATTCGCCTTTAAAACTCCTATAGAAACGATCGATAAAAAGCTAATTCGATTGTTGGATGAAGATTCTGTACTTATTCCTTTTGAGTTTGATCATTCTTCTAACCGGATATTGTTCGATGCTCATTTAAAAGAAGATGTTAGCTATGAAATGTGGGCTTATCCTAATGCATTTAAAGGCTACTATGGAGCAACCAACGACACGATTCATTTGTATTTTAATTTGATTCCCTCCAATAAGTATGGGCAATTGATTTTAAATTATGAACGCCAAGATAAACAACAACATATTATTCAGCTGTTAAAAAATGAAACAGTACTCGAAGAGGTTTTGGTACTTGATGCAAAAAAAGAAGTGGTGTTTAAAGATTTAACACCAGGGGCATATCAACTTAGAGTTGTGGTCGACCAAAATAAAAATGCTAGATGGGATCCAGGAGTTTACTCTAAAAAAGTGTTTCCAGAACCTGTTTTCCTTTTCGAAGATAAAATAGAGCTGAAAGCAGGTTGGGATCTTGATTTAACTTGGAAAAATTAA